In Rhododendron vialii isolate Sample 1 chromosome 9a, ASM3025357v1, the following are encoded in one genomic region:
- the LOC131299693 gene encoding uncharacterized protein LOC131299693, which translates to MESLKQKGGGLEVVNKASMAEVFDCWGIDFMGPFPVSYGFLYILLAVDYVSKWVEAIATKTNDHKVVLEFLKENILSRFGTPKAIISDQGTHFFSWHFEALMKKYEITHKVSITYHSQTNGQAELANREALCLIGLYTVRHVTFPVELEYKTYWAIKALNFRLSAADAHLKLQLNELEEIRRDAYDNTNIYKSMVKDFNDKNIQWKIFEVGQKVLLYNSKLHLFPGKLQSRWVGPYVVQMVFPHGAIEVVNPTNGNIFKVNGQRLEPFWKTLQVMR; encoded by the exons aaGTGTTTGATTGCTGGGGGATTGATTTCATGGGGCCATTCCCAGTTTCTTATGGTTTTCTCTACATTCTCCTAGCGGTGGATTATGTCtcaaaatgggtggaggccatTGCTACCAAGACGAACGATCACAAGGTGGTGCTGGAATTTCTCAAAGAGAACATCTTGTCAAGGTTTGGGACACCAAAGGCCATTATTAGTGATCAAGGAACTCATTTCTTCAGCTGGCACTTTGAAGCGCTCATGAAGAAATACGAGATCACGCACAAGGTGTCCATCACATACCACTCTCAGACTAATGGCCAAGCCGAACTTGCTAACCGAGAG GCGCTTTGCCTTATCGGCTTGTATACTGTAAGGCATGTCACCTTCCCGGTGGAGTTGGAGTATAAGACCTATTGGGCCATTAAAGCTTTAAATTTTAGATTGTCCGCCGCCGACGCGCATCTCAAGCTCCAACTCAATGAACTAGAAGAAATTCGGAGGGATGCATACGATAATACTAACATTTACAAGTCAATGGTGAAGGATTTCAATGACAAGAACATTCAATGGAAAATTTTTGAAGTCGGTCAAAAGGTTcttctttacaattcaaaacttcatctttttccggGCAAGTTGCAGTCACGTTGGGTTGGTCCTTACGTTGTGCAAATGGTTTTCCCTCATGGGGCAATTGAGGTTGTCAACCCCACAAATGGAAATATTTTCAAGGTTAACGGCCAACGGCTTGAGCCGTTTTGGAAAACTTTGCAAGTAATGAGATAA